In Leishmania braziliensis MHOM/BR/75/M2904 complete genome, chromosome 14, the sequence GAGGTTCATAGCACACCGCGTTTCACACAATTTATGTGGTGACGTAGATCTCACTCGAGGTGTATATGCCTCCCCTGTCAGGTGTAtctcgctgcccccccccccccccccccccatgcTTCTTCAGAACGACGAGCGGTGAGCTCTTTCTGCCCAGGCAGGTGTCTAACCATGAGTTTCCTCCTCTTGGAACGTCCACTCTTGTCAAAGGCATGCAGATTCAGGGGAAAGGCGGGAGTGCCCCTGTCGCCACAGACCCATGGCAGCATCCCAACTGTCGCGGCACATGCAGGCACATAACCCAGACACGCCCTCCGTGGcatgagagggaggggaataTGCAGAGAACGAGCCCTCTTCCCCAGGAAACACCACCGTCGTGAAACAAGCCCCAGGACACAGAAATCTGAGCAttgtgtgcgcatgtgctcATGCGCAGCTGGCACAGTGTATCGCATTCCAGCATGGCATTCAGATATCAGAGATGCATGTGTAGTTTAGGAAAAGGGAGCAAAGCGATCTACACCTATCAGTCTCATAGTGCATGTGGGCGAAGCGTGCAGATCTGCATCCAACCGAGTAGGTCGATGTGTAATGGATGCTGAATGCATGACGAGAACACCGCGAATCGCATCATCAAGCACTTCAGACACGGGTGTGAGGGGCCTCTAAGCCACATCGTGCCATACCATGGCTTGAAGTGACAGAGGGGAAGGCATGGTATCCGGACAGGGTGCGGGGGCACTGGCATCTGATCAGTGGGGCTGGCAAACTTCTTACTTGAGCTCATCTGGCACGTGCCTAGACCATCTCTCACGAACTCCACGGCAGCCACCACTGCTCCCGCCCTTCTTTGCTGGCCTGCAGCTATGCATGTGCTTATGTGTGTGGCTTGCATTGTCTTTGTTGTGTATGGTGGTGTTGGTAGGCCAAGCTATTTTTCTGATGTTGTGCATGGtttcctcactctctcttccgcCATCCTCATTCTTTACTCTCTCCGATGGCCGAGCAAAACTGAATCTGCCGCAGACCACCTTTGCTTTCCCCTTAGGCGCTTTTTTCTGACTCTGCGTTTCACTTTTCTCTAACGGATCGAATTTCACTTGCAACCACAGCCATCAAAGGCAGACAGATGACAAGTCTTGATGAAGACACGGAAAAAGGCTGAAACGGGATAATCTCATTCATGTATTGACCAATGACGAGTACTCCAGACGACTCTGCGAGGTCGGCTGTTTCCTATATGACAGTGCACTGGCCTTCtattttatttttttttcgtcttgGTGCACTGGTAAGTTACGGTTCAGTTTAGCGAATCATACACCGTTTTCCCTCAAGCCAAGACCGAAATTCAAGGAAGTGGATGCTCTGATTCCTACCCgtcatcacacacacacacacacacgcgttaCTGACAAAGCTCAGAGGCGATACTCTGGCTGCGGGCAACGGGCTGGGAGTGCTCGCTCTGTTTTTTGGTCTCTCTCCACCTGTCACCTCAATTACCATTTTGTTTTCGTTCTTTGTTTCCCTTGTGCGCAATCGGCACTCCTTCGTTTCAAAGCGTGTGTCGCTGAAGCAGGCCAGCGGATACGGAAAGAAGAACAAGGCAAGTGAGAGAGGacagggctgctgctgagcctcTGATGCGACGTAATCCTTCTTTGCGTCTTGTTTATGTTGTTTGTGTTGGCGTAGTCTCGATTTCAAAACAGCCCATCTGGTCTGTGCCTCTGTTGCCCTCCTTGTTTGTCTGCATTTGTGCCTTATAgccgccaaaaaaaaacacctACTCCacatccccctccctttttctctgtgcgtggATGTACCCACAATACTCGCGTCACCAGTGCAGGTCTTCTATTCCAGTGATGCGCTCTTctttggggggaggaggggaggagtcACACGACGTCACGTTCCCATCGCATCACTCGCTTGCTCACTCTCCATCTCCTCGTTGCAAATCCTCCTGCACATCACTcacccgctctctctctctctctctcgtgtccCTGTTGATTGAGCACACGAGCATCTGTCACCACtggagaaaaggaaaaggaaagcgcagGAAAAAACACCCAGGAGCAGGGACTCCTTCGAAGATAGATTTACCCGCCTACAAGGAGACACCCGTGGCGAGGTTGCGCACTGTTGCAACGCTCAACTTTGTATGCAGTGTCCACGTGTGCTACTCGCAGTAGCACAGGAGGATGAACTCCGAGCCTGTGGACACGAATCCACTGGTGCCCACTACGCTGTATGAGAAAGTGGAGTACTACCTACGCGACCGCACTAAGTACCTTCACGTGCAGAATGAAATCCCGCTAGAGGTAACGAATAAACTTGCCATGGTAAACAACTACTATGTCTCTGTTGCCGACCCGCAAGATATGAGCTTCACAAACTCGGGTGAGCATACTGCGGACCATGTTTGCTGGGTGGCCTACAACTTTTTCCTCCGACTGTAcgtgcaggcggcgctgctcgtACCCACCCTTTTGTTCCTCCTTTTTATAGCGGTGCAGACCCACCACTCGCCGACGTTTCTCCTTCTGTACAGCCTCGTGATCGATGTCGAAGTGCTCTCGATGTGGGCCTACGAGAGGGGTGCACGCTTCGCTGCAGGACACTGGTGGGAGCTCGTGTGGCTGATCATAGGGCTTGTGGTCGTGAACATCCACGTGTTGTACCCCGCAAACGTTCTTTGCGCTCTGCTGCTTGTGGTGCATTGGATGTTCATGGCACGCATCACCGTCATTCAGGTTTCCCGGGCGCTGCGTGTGTTTTGCGCCTCCGATCGCCGCTGCTACATCGCCGAGGGCGTTGTTCTGGACATGGCCTACATCACCCGCAACCTGCTCGCGATGGGGTGGCCAGCGAAAGGAACGGAGGCGTTTTATCGAAATCCGTGGAGGAATGTGGTGGACTTTCTCCGCCGCAAGTATGCGCGCCTCTCCTCACACGTCATCACGCTCTGCTCTGAGCGCTGCACCGAGCCGTTTCCACAGCAGTCCACCTATCCTGTGGATGACCACAACCCCGCCGAGATGCCCCTCATGATTTCCTTTTGCTGCGAAGTCGCTGACTACGTCATGGCTGACCCGTACAACCGGGCGGTCGCGGTGCACTGTAAAGGTGGCAAGGGACGCACTGGCACGATGATCTGCGCGTACCTCATGTATTGCGGTCAatgccgcagcgccgacgctgccTTGCGGCACTTCAGTCTACTACGCAGCCGGATCGGCGCGCAGAAGCTGCAAGGCGTGCAGACCCCCTCGCAGGAGCGCTACGTTCGCTACTTTGAGCACCTCATCAACGAACACCCTGGAATGGTCATCCCATCTCATCCG encodes:
- a CDS encoding tyrosine phosphatase isoform; amino-acid sequence: MNSEPVDTNPLVPTTLYEKVEYYLRDRTKYLHVQNEIPLEVTNKLAMVNNYYVSVADPQDMSFTNSGEHTADHVCWVAYNFFLRLYVQAALLVPTLLFLLFIAVQTHHSPTFLLLYSLVIDVEVLSMWAYERGARFAAGHWWELVWLIIGLVVVNIHVLYPANVLCALLLVVHWMFMARITVIQVSRALRVFCASDRRCYIAEGVVLDMAYITRNLLAMGWPAKGTEAFYRNPWRNVVDFLRRKYARLSSHVITLCSERCTEPFPQQSTYPVDDHNPAEMPLMISFCCEVADYVMADPYNRAVAVHCKGGKGRTGTMICAYLMYCGQCRSADAALRHFSLLRSRIGAQKLQGVQTPSQERYVRYFEHLINEHPGMVIPSHPRRVRRLELHNIPQLWVLHGVEHLWMTVIVKPCTERRIVYLTNRTVTFNSAVPDPRTYNWRTQIKDLFHSDEEVIYQEANEMDAAESWSTGYRPDQRSFRVIGEAGDVLQLAFPEEIPVVDGDVCFKFFFFKNNPNPLLPPVQFWIHTGLEKHSTIRLERSDLDGPSKDTKGLRYSADFAVELVLEDAQVEQAERE